In a single window of the Tellurirhabdus bombi genome:
- a CDS encoding PKD domain-containing protein produces MKLLFTLLMACLLGTASLAQTPPTPPPDKRSFKIFQFPADRIPRIDGKADDWAMVPANYAVGTDQLIEDSGKHAKADPKNLDVSVKVGWVKGLNRLYFLYEAYDDYWDFARPDLHNDTFEVVVDGDQSGGPLINRFHPNKELSSMDAYFSFHGVHAQNYHIFTPAEGKDWTLAWGSQPWIKDLPYANSATTYHFKPGEAGKLTLEFWITPFDYAGSEGPQRAVESVLTENKNVGLAWAIIDYDDVSSNSNNGFWNLSREHTMYGNASYLLPFKLMPLEPAFRKALDAQWSFKILDMARRLVAFQDLSAGKITSWKWDFGDGTTSTEQHPIHQYQKEGQYVVVLYVEGPDGKARRAKVWDVTVK; encoded by the coding sequence ATGAAATTGCTTTTTACCCTGTTGATGGCTTGCCTGCTCGGAACAGCTAGCCTTGCCCAGACGCCTCCGACACCGCCACCAGACAAGCGTTCTTTTAAAATCTTTCAGTTTCCGGCTGATAGGATTCCCCGCATCGATGGGAAGGCTGACGACTGGGCGATGGTTCCAGCCAATTACGCCGTTGGAACCGATCAGTTGATTGAAGACAGCGGCAAACACGCGAAGGCTGACCCTAAAAACCTGGACGTGAGCGTTAAAGTGGGCTGGGTAAAAGGCCTAAACCGGTTGTATTTTCTGTACGAAGCCTACGACGATTACTGGGATTTTGCCCGCCCCGACCTTCACAACGATACGTTCGAGGTGGTTGTAGATGGCGACCAATCGGGTGGGCCGCTCATTAACCGCTTCCACCCGAACAAAGAACTGAGCAGCATGGACGCTTATTTCTCCTTCCACGGCGTTCACGCGCAGAATTACCACATCTTCACGCCCGCCGAGGGTAAGGACTGGACGCTGGCCTGGGGCAGCCAACCCTGGATTAAGGATTTGCCGTACGCCAATTCAGCGACAACTTACCATTTCAAACCCGGTGAGGCCGGAAAACTAACGCTGGAATTCTGGATTACGCCCTTTGATTACGCCGGTTCGGAAGGGCCGCAGCGCGCCGTTGAATCTGTGCTGACGGAAAACAAGAACGTTGGTCTGGCCTGGGCGATCATTGACTACGATGATGTTAGCTCCAATAGCAATAATGGCTTCTGGAATCTTTCCCGCGAACATACGATGTACGGCAACGCGTCTTACCTGCTGCCGTTCAAGCTAATGCCGCTAGAACCAGCCTTCAGAAAAGCGCTAGACGCTCAATGGTCGTTTAAGATATTGGATATGGCTCGGCGACTGGTGGCTTTTCAGGATTTATCCGCCGGAAAAATTACGTCCTGGAAATGGGATTTTGGCGATGGCACCACCTCCACCGAACAGCACCCGATTCATCAATACCAGAAAGAAGGGCAATATGTTGTGGTGCTTTATGTCGAAGGACCAGACGGCAAAGCCCGACGCGCCAAAGTCTGGGATGTAACGGTAAAATAG
- a CDS encoding carboxylesterase family protein, with translation MINYLRTLLPVLFLLAMSHFSYAQKLQPGPQVLTFFSDVDDTEQPYGLYLPKNYNPKKKYPLVIMLHGAGSNHRLSLRRVFGKSNANGENDVESTRYFPEWADVNYIVASPFARGTAGYQGVPEKDVYDVLADVKRRFNVDEDRTYLTGLSMGGGGTLWIGTSRPDIWAAIAPVCPAPPKGTDALAPNLLNVPAHFFHGDKDPSVPVAVSRDWTKRLKELGSTVEYIEYPGVEHNSWENAYKDEFIFSWFKQFKRNRFPDRVRYSSANYKYNQAYWVQFDQLTPGTLASIDAKFTGKNRLEITSNNLDGLTLNLAGHSQYKAGKPLDVVVDGKSIQLTGKDALSLVRQAGVWSETNAAMAKGKRKGAEGPLSEAFASRHVYVYGTGGNPTPEELKTRAELATQAANWSVDRGAFLGRVMVFPRVMADKDVRPSDLENANLVLFGTKETNSLINQYSDRLPIHLASTATDYGLFYIMPVNNHYVAVSSGLPWWTENGGQVVGRPMPKPLSNPAAAQDYFLFKGTPKDVIAEGKFDTNWHLPESEASKMTATGVVTVATGAVSSTR, from the coding sequence ATGATCAACTATTTACGGACGTTGTTGCCAGTCCTCTTTCTGCTGGCAATGAGCCATTTTTCGTACGCCCAAAAGTTACAGCCGGGGCCGCAGGTACTGACGTTTTTTTCGGACGTCGATGATACCGAGCAGCCCTATGGCTTGTATCTGCCCAAAAATTACAATCCTAAAAAGAAGTACCCGCTGGTGATTATGCTGCACGGCGCCGGTTCTAACCACCGGTTATCGTTGCGGCGGGTCTTTGGGAAAAGCAATGCCAATGGGGAAAATGACGTGGAATCAACGCGGTATTTCCCGGAATGGGCGGATGTGAACTACATCGTTGCGTCGCCTTTCGCACGGGGAACGGCGGGCTATCAGGGTGTTCCTGAAAAAGATGTGTACGATGTACTGGCCGATGTGAAGCGGCGGTTCAATGTCGATGAAGATCGTACCTACCTGACTGGCCTGTCGATGGGCGGTGGTGGAACGCTCTGGATTGGTACGAGTCGGCCCGACATCTGGGCGGCCATTGCACCGGTTTGTCCGGCTCCGCCTAAAGGCACGGATGCGCTGGCTCCAAATCTGCTCAATGTGCCTGCTCACTTCTTTCACGGAGACAAAGACCCCTCGGTGCCTGTAGCTGTGTCGCGAGACTGGACCAAACGACTCAAAGAGCTTGGATCAACGGTGGAATACATCGAATATCCGGGCGTGGAGCATAACAGTTGGGAGAACGCCTATAAAGATGAATTTATTTTTTCGTGGTTTAAGCAATTTAAGCGGAATCGCTTCCCGGATCGGGTGCGTTATTCGTCCGCTAATTACAAATATAATCAGGCGTACTGGGTTCAATTTGACCAGCTAACGCCCGGTACACTGGCGAGCATCGACGCTAAATTTACCGGCAAAAATCGCCTCGAAATCACGTCCAACAATCTGGATGGCTTGACGCTGAATCTGGCTGGGCATTCGCAGTACAAAGCCGGTAAGCCGCTGGATGTGGTGGTGGATGGAAAATCGATTCAACTGACTGGCAAAGATGCGTTATCGCTCGTTCGGCAGGCGGGGGTTTGGAGTGAGACCAATGCTGCGATGGCCAAGGGGAAACGCAAAGGCGCAGAAGGTCCGTTGAGCGAAGCCTTTGCCAGCCGCCACGTGTATGTATACGGGACGGGCGGAAATCCAACGCCGGAAGAACTGAAAACACGGGCTGAACTGGCTACCCAGGCCGCCAACTGGTCTGTTGACCGGGGTGCTTTTCTGGGCCGGGTTATGGTATTCCCGCGCGTGATGGCCGATAAAGATGTGCGGCCCAGCGATCTGGAAAACGCCAACCTGGTTTTATTTGGGACCAAAGAAACCAACAGCTTAATCAATCAATACAGTGACCGTTTGCCCATCCACCTAGCCAGTACGGCAACGGATTATGGGCTGTTTTACATCATGCCCGTCAATAATCATTATGTGGCGGTCAGTTCGGGTTTGCCCTGGTGGACGGAGAACGGTGGGCAGGTTGTTGGCCGCCCGATGCCAAAGCCGCTTTCCAATCCGGCAGCAGCACAGGATTACTTTCTGTTCAAAGGAACGCCAAAAGACGTCATTGCCGAAGGGAAATTCGATACAAACTGGCACTTGCCCGAAAGCGAAGCCAGCAAGATGACCGCAACCGGGGTCGTCACGGTGGCAACCGGAGCCGTTTCATCGACTCGTTAA
- a CDS encoding LutC/YkgG family protein, which yields MSSREQILAAARANRPDLAPEPEIPDFGGESTLEKFQTILESIGGRVVRLENNETLEEAIRRLFPAAQKIASNLIKPTETIEATSPKAALEAIDLAVLNGEFGVAENGAVWMPEKNMLHRSLPFITQHLVLVIPETAIVATMHDAYARMGGTGGYGVFIAGPSKTADIEQSLVIGAHGARSMTLLLI from the coding sequence ATGAGTAGTCGCGAACAAATTCTGGCCGCTGCCCGGGCCAACCGCCCCGATCTTGCACCTGAGCCGGAAATTCCTGATTTTGGAGGTGAATCGACGCTGGAGAAGTTTCAGACCATTCTGGAAAGCATCGGTGGACGCGTTGTCCGCTTAGAAAATAACGAGACTCTGGAGGAGGCCATTCGGCGGCTTTTTCCGGCTGCGCAGAAAATAGCTTCCAACCTGATAAAACCAACGGAAACGATTGAGGCAACCTCGCCCAAAGCAGCGCTCGAAGCGATTGATCTGGCCGTTCTGAACGGCGAGTTTGGCGTGGCTGAAAATGGTGCGGTCTGGATGCCGGAGAAAAACATGCTGCATCGATCGCTGCCGTTTATTACGCAACATTTAGTGCTTGTTATACCCGAAACGGCCATTGTGGCTACCATGCACGACGCCTATGCGCGCATGGGTGGAACCGGCGGTTACGGCGTATTTATTGCCGGCCCTTCCAAAACGGCGGATATTGAACAATCGCTGGTAATCGGTGCCCATGGAGCGCGTAGTATGACGTTGTTACTTATCTGA
- a CDS encoding lactate utilization protein B: MSSHPELAEKFTRDVARTTWHDETLWFVRQKRDRIAYTIPEFQQLRDLASQVKNHMLSRIDEYLIQFEENAKKNGVHVHWAADAEEHNRIVLSILQKHGAKRMVKSKSMLTEECHLNPFLQANGIQVVDTDLGERIVQLRNEPPSHIVLPAIHLKKEDVGETFHQHLGTPKGEKDPQALTEAARQHLREQFIAADVALTGVNFAIAETGGFVVCTNEGNADLGVNMAPVHIACMGIEKLLPKLKHLGIFTRLLARSATGQPVTTYTSHFTRPAEGREMHIVIVDNGRTQQLGRPDFRNSLKCIRCGACMNTCPIYRRSGGHSYDATVPGPIGAILSPNIDLKKYSSLPFASTLCGSCSDVCPVKIDIHNQLYKWRQVISEEGAMSKSKKWSMKAMTTLLASPTLFALGGKFGRMMLKILPHSLTHAKSINPWAKTRELPAPPAKSFREWYAENNNEEQVNGKTESVTGPSIKQIAKHE; encoded by the coding sequence ATGAGTAGCCATCCCGAATTAGCCGAAAAGTTCACCCGCGATGTGGCCCGCACAACCTGGCACGACGAAACGCTTTGGTTTGTCCGGCAGAAGCGCGACCGAATTGCGTATACCATTCCTGAGTTTCAGCAGCTTCGTGACCTGGCTTCCCAGGTAAAGAATCACATGCTGAGTCGGATAGATGAATACCTGATTCAGTTTGAGGAAAATGCCAAAAAAAATGGGGTGCATGTTCATTGGGCGGCTGATGCGGAAGAACATAATCGCATTGTGCTGAGCATTTTGCAGAAGCACGGCGCGAAGCGGATGGTGAAAAGTAAGTCCATGTTAACCGAGGAATGTCACCTGAATCCTTTCTTGCAGGCCAACGGCATTCAGGTCGTGGATACCGATTTGGGAGAACGGATTGTGCAGCTTCGTAATGAACCGCCCAGCCACATTGTTTTGCCCGCTATTCACCTGAAAAAAGAAGATGTCGGCGAAACGTTTCACCAGCATCTGGGAACACCAAAAGGCGAAAAAGACCCGCAGGCCCTGACCGAAGCAGCGCGCCAGCACCTGCGTGAGCAGTTTATCGCGGCGGATGTAGCATTGACGGGGGTTAACTTTGCCATTGCCGAAACGGGTGGCTTTGTCGTCTGTACCAACGAAGGCAACGCCGATCTGGGTGTCAACATGGCACCGGTGCATATTGCCTGCATGGGCATCGAGAAACTACTTCCCAAACTAAAACACCTGGGAATTTTTACGCGTCTGCTGGCCCGCAGCGCAACCGGTCAGCCGGTGACAACCTATACGTCCCATTTCACCCGTCCGGCTGAAGGAAGGGAGATGCACATTGTTATTGTCGATAATGGACGTACGCAACAGTTGGGTCGTCCGGATTTCCGGAACTCGCTGAAGTGCATTCGGTGCGGAGCCTGCATGAACACGTGTCCGATCTACCGGCGCAGCGGGGGACATAGCTATGATGCAACCGTTCCAGGGCCAATTGGGGCCATTCTCTCGCCTAATATTGATCTAAAAAAATACAGTTCCTTGCCGTTTGCTTCTACGCTTTGCGGCTCCTGCTCGGATGTTTGCCCCGTCAAAATCGATATTCATAACCAGTTGTATAAATGGCGACAGGTGATTTCGGAAGAAGGAGCCATGTCAAAGTCGAAAAAGTGGAGCATGAAAGCCATGACTACCTTGCTGGCCAGTCCAACGCTTTTTGCGCTGGGTGGTAAGTTTGGTCGGATGATGTTGAAAATACTGCCGCATAGCCTTACGCACGCCAAATCCATTAATCCCTGGGCTAAAACGCGCGAATTACCGGCTCCGCCCGCCAAAAGCTTCCGGGAATGGTACGCCGAAAACAACAATGAAGAGCAAGTGAACGGGAAAACGGAGAGTGTTACCGGCCCATCAATCAAGCAAATTGCCAAGCATGAGTAG
- a CDS encoding (Fe-S)-binding protein, producing MKVGLFVPCYVDQFYPQVAIASLQLLRKLGVQVEFPTKQTCCGQPMANSGCEQEALPVYHHFVDTFENYDYIVCPSGSCVYHVQKHYNVIEQTSSVQHVRAKTVELVDFISTVLGVDTLPGKFPYKVGLHQSCHGQRGLRLATASEFTPKQESATRQLLLSKEGLELTELDRKDECCGFGGTFCVVEEAVSGRMGQDRIADHQKNGTQVLTGGDMSCLMHLEGIVRRQQLAMRVMHVAEILNGNEP from the coding sequence ATGAAAGTTGGATTATTTGTTCCCTGCTATGTTGACCAGTTTTATCCGCAGGTGGCTATTGCGTCGCTGCAATTGCTTCGGAAACTGGGCGTACAAGTAGAATTTCCGACGAAACAGACCTGCTGTGGTCAGCCAATGGCCAACAGCGGCTGCGAACAGGAAGCTCTCCCCGTCTATCATCATTTTGTCGATACATTTGAGAATTACGATTATATCGTATGTCCCTCAGGTAGTTGTGTCTACCACGTTCAAAAACATTATAACGTTATTGAGCAGACTTCGAGCGTTCAACACGTGCGTGCCAAGACGGTTGAACTGGTTGATTTCATTTCGACAGTACTGGGCGTTGATACCTTGCCAGGTAAATTTCCGTATAAGGTAGGGCTGCACCAGAGCTGCCACGGACAACGTGGATTGCGACTGGCTACAGCCTCGGAATTTACGCCCAAGCAAGAGAGCGCAACCCGGCAATTACTGCTTTCCAAGGAAGGATTAGAACTAACCGAACTCGACCGGAAAGACGAGTGTTGTGGATTTGGTGGGACGTTCTGTGTGGTTGAAGAAGCAGTATCTGGTCGAATGGGGCAGGATCGCATCGCCGATCACCAGAAGAACGGAACCCAAGTATTAACCGGTGGTGACATGTCCTGCCTAATGCACCTCGAAGGCATTGTTCGCCGCCAGCAACTGGCGATGCGGGTGATGCATGTCGCCGAAATTCTCAACGGAAACGAACCATGA
- a CDS encoding FGGY-family carbohydrate kinase produces the protein MKTPGRRAVVYAVFDVGKTNKKLILFDENRQVVEERQDFFPEIEDEDGFPCDDIDRLTRWVRSTWMDLRRDSQYIVKGVNFTAYGASFVHLDAEGRPVLPLYNYLKPIPEELSDRFYASLEEDPEAFAACTCSPRLGLLNSGLQLYWLKYAKPEQYKRIHTSLHLPQYLSYLITGEKFSDFTSVGCHTALWNFNRQTYHDWVFREGIDEKLAPLTKDSVASVVDGILVGVGLHDSSSAVVPYLLQSNEPFLLVSTGTWCINLNPFNNEPLTPELLRRDCLSYLSPKGQMTKASRVFFGREHDYQVERIAAHFNVSPDFYKSLVFTVSNSQNGSFRAAHMAGTGPFPEEPAGTWDLSGYGSAREAYHHLMHGLMDVLQASIELVQKGERTFYVDGGFARNPLFMQMLAQRFPGRKIRTLEVPQATALGALMHLEQGEARKQTHLLFT, from the coding sequence ATGAAAACACCGGGCCGCCGGGCGGTTGTTTACGCCGTCTTTGATGTTGGCAAAACCAACAAAAAGCTTATTCTTTTTGACGAGAATCGGCAGGTTGTCGAAGAACGGCAGGACTTCTTCCCCGAAATCGAGGATGAAGATGGCTTTCCCTGCGACGACATCGACCGCCTGACCCGCTGGGTTCGAAGCACCTGGATGGATCTGCGCCGAGATAGCCAATACATCGTTAAAGGCGTTAATTTTACGGCCTACGGGGCTAGTTTTGTGCACCTCGATGCAGAGGGTCGCCCCGTTTTGCCGTTATACAATTATTTGAAACCAATTCCGGAAGAGCTGAGTGATCGTTTTTACGCATCGCTTGAAGAAGACCCGGAAGCCTTTGCCGCCTGCACCTGCTCGCCCCGGCTTGGTTTGTTGAACTCCGGCTTGCAGCTCTATTGGCTAAAATACGCGAAACCAGAGCAATACAAACGCATTCATACGTCGCTTCATTTACCGCAGTATCTTTCGTATTTGATTACCGGCGAGAAATTTAGCGATTTTACATCCGTTGGCTGCCACACGGCGCTTTGGAATTTCAATCGCCAGACCTACCACGACTGGGTTTTTCGGGAAGGAATCGACGAGAAACTGGCTCCGCTAACCAAAGATTCGGTGGCTTCGGTGGTTGATGGCATTCTGGTTGGGGTCGGGCTGCACGATAGCTCCTCGGCGGTGGTGCCGTATCTGCTGCAAAGCAACGAACCGTTTCTGCTTGTCTCCACCGGAACATGGTGTATAAACCTGAATCCGTTTAACAATGAGCCACTTACTCCTGAATTATTGCGCCGTGACTGCCTAAGCTACCTGTCGCCCAAAGGCCAGATGACCAAAGCATCGCGGGTATTTTTTGGGCGGGAGCACGACTACCAGGTTGAGCGGATTGCGGCGCATTTTAACGTTAGCCCGGATTTTTATAAATCACTGGTCTTCACAGTGTCTAACTCGCAGAATGGCAGCTTCCGGGCGGCCCACATGGCGGGCACCGGACCTTTTCCCGAAGAACCAGCCGGTACCTGGGATTTATCCGGGTATGGATCAGCCCGTGAGGCGTATCACCACCTCATGCATGGGCTGATGGATGTGCTGCAAGCGTCCATTGAGCTGGTTCAGAAAGGCGAGCGCACGTTTTACGTTGATGGTGGCTTTGCCAGAAATCCACTGTTTATGCAGATGCTGGCCCAGCGTTTCCCCGGGCGGAAAATTCGGACGCTGGAGGTTCCGCAGGCAACAGCCCTGGGTGCCCTGATGCACCTGGAACAAGGGGAAGCGCGCAAACAAACTCATTTGTTATTTACCTGA
- a CDS encoding TIM barrel protein, which produces MTTDQQIHDLNQPLLNEHQSRFAYVAELLSRRGVDVEKLLKQIADFQIAIPSWALGTGGTRFGRFPLGGEPRTLEEKIADIGLLNRLNRSSNSISLHIPWDVPGDVAAVKQRLVEQNLTIDSVNSNTFQDQADQLHSYKFGSLSHTENAVRDQAIQHNLECVRYGRELDAKTLTVWLADGANFPGQQHFRRAYQRTADSLATIYEGMPSDWTMLIEYKPYEPFFYSMAIPDWGTSYSLCQYVGKNAQVLVDLGHHLPNTNIEQIVGRLMHFGRLGGFHFNGSMYGDDDLTTGSIKPYQLFLIFNELVDGIQDETVKNPPLAWMIDASHNTKDPLEDLLQSVQNILVTYTKALIIDRPTLEEAQEANDVVGAEETLRDSFQIDVRPLVAEASLRTGGALDPIAAFRKGGIREQLIQQRGKKSIATGL; this is translated from the coding sequence ATGACTACTGACCAACAAATTCATGATTTGAACCAACCGCTTCTGAACGAACACCAGAGCCGGTTTGCCTACGTCGCTGAACTTTTGTCGCGCCGGGGCGTAGATGTAGAAAAGCTCCTGAAACAAATCGCTGATTTTCAGATTGCCATACCAAGCTGGGCGTTGGGAACGGGAGGAACGCGTTTTGGTCGTTTTCCGCTGGGGGGTGAACCGCGCACACTGGAAGAAAAAATTGCCGATATTGGTTTATTAAACCGCCTGAATCGCTCGTCGAACTCCATCTCACTGCATATTCCCTGGGATGTTCCCGGCGATGTGGCGGCCGTGAAACAACGGCTGGTCGAGCAAAACCTTACTATTGATTCGGTTAATTCCAATACCTTTCAGGATCAGGCTGATCAGCTTCACTCTTATAAATTTGGTTCGTTGTCGCATACCGAAAACGCTGTCCGCGACCAGGCTATCCAGCATAACCTCGAATGCGTTCGCTACGGGCGGGAACTGGACGCGAAAACCCTGACGGTCTGGTTGGCCGACGGCGCCAATTTCCCCGGTCAGCAGCATTTTCGGCGCGCTTACCAACGCACGGCGGACTCACTGGCGACGATTTATGAAGGCATGCCGAGCGATTGGACGATGTTGATAGAGTATAAACCGTACGAGCCTTTCTTTTATTCTATGGCGATCCCTGACTGGGGAACTTCGTATTCCCTGTGTCAGTATGTCGGAAAAAATGCGCAGGTGCTGGTCGATCTCGGTCACCATTTGCCCAATACCAACATTGAACAGATTGTAGGTCGACTGATGCATTTTGGCCGATTGGGTGGTTTCCACTTCAATGGCTCGATGTACGGCGACGATGACCTGACGACCGGGAGCATCAAGCCTTATCAACTGTTCTTGATATTCAATGAATTAGTAGATGGAATTCAGGATGAAACGGTGAAAAATCCGCCGCTCGCCTGGATGATTGATGCCAGTCACAATACCAAAGATCCGCTGGAAGATCTGTTACAGTCTGTACAGAATATTCTGGTTACGTACACCAAAGCACTGATTATTGACCGCCCAACGCTGGAAGAAGCGCAAGAGGCCAATGATGTCGTTGGGGCGGAAGAAACCCTACGGGATTCGTTTCAGATTGATGTACGTCCGCTCGTCGCCGAAGCCAGTCTTCGCACGGGTGGAGCCCTGGACCCAATTGCTGCCTTTCGAAAAGGGGGCATTCGGGAACAGTTGATTCAACAACGTGGAAAAAAGAGCATTGCAACGGGATTATGA